One region of Gilliamella sp. ESL0405 genomic DNA includes:
- a CDS encoding MFS transporter: MNDKKEKKITWLVRFSYGSGNLIGSGALAISGAWLLYFYTTFCGLSVVQAALIFSIATYLDVILNPLMGFITDNFYQTKIGQRFGRRRFFILIGIPLMTIYPMLWIEGMGFWYYLVTYILFEIIYTSIMIPFNTLPVEMTSNFSQRTYLTGSKAMFGKVANFLGAAIPGVYFYFYSKESATPFLLTGITYALIMMSALILLYCNSWEKPKDQVKDESVHSFLQAIKKLFIDILSTFRIKTFRTHLGMYLFGFGAEWLFTAVFTYFIVFSLGEPRSFVAEMNSLSSICQLVSTAFFMMYCAKKGFKKPFIIALLIVISSMIGYVGIYYLNLPHITWIVVGITIWFGLGTGGVYYIPWSVYVFLADVDEVVTDRRREGVYAGAMTMAGKLVRASIVFVLGVILSAYGFESKSHVQPQSAIAAINGIILYGVIGMALIGACFAWKMKLDHATHSIIINEVARVRNGGKMADVTPETKKVVEDLTGIAYEKCFGHNNIGYKQSH, translated from the coding sequence ATGAATGACAAAAAAGAGAAAAAAATTACATGGTTAGTAAGATTCTCTTACGGCAGTGGTAATTTAATCGGTAGTGGCGCGCTGGCGATAAGTGGCGCATGGCTACTCTACTTTTATACCACTTTTTGTGGGTTAAGTGTTGTGCAAGCAGCCTTAATATTTTCAATTGCCACTTATTTAGATGTGATACTTAATCCATTAATGGGTTTTATCACAGACAATTTTTATCAAACTAAAATCGGGCAGCGCTTTGGGCGACGTCGTTTCTTTATTTTAATTGGTATACCTTTAATGACCATTTACCCCATGTTATGGATTGAGGGTATGGGTTTTTGGTACTACTTAGTCACCTATATTTTATTTGAGATCATCTATACCAGCATTATGATTCCATTTAATACTTTGCCTGTAGAGATGACGTCAAACTTTTCACAACGGACTTACCTAACCGGTTCTAAAGCCATGTTTGGTAAAGTAGCTAACTTTTTAGGTGCTGCGATACCGGGCGTCTATTTCTATTTTTACAGTAAAGAATCGGCAACCCCTTTTTTATTAACCGGTATCACTTATGCGCTTATCATGATGTCGGCGTTAATTTTGCTTTATTGTAATAGTTGGGAAAAGCCTAAAGATCAAGTCAAAGATGAATCGGTACATAGCTTTTTGCAAGCCATTAAAAAACTTTTCATCGACATTTTATCAACCTTTCGAATTAAGACCTTTAGAACGCATTTAGGTATGTATCTATTTGGTTTTGGTGCTGAGTGGTTATTTACCGCCGTCTTTACCTATTTTATTGTATTTAGTCTCGGTGAGCCACGCTCATTTGTGGCGGAGATGAATTCATTAAGTAGTATTTGTCAGTTGGTCTCAACAGCATTTTTTATGATGTATTGCGCTAAAAAAGGCTTTAAAAAACCATTTATCATTGCGCTGCTTATCGTTATTTCGTCGATGATTGGTTATGTGGGTATCTATTATCTCAACTTACCGCATATCACATGGATAGTAGTTGGTATTACTATCTGGTTTGGATTAGGAACAGGGGGCGTATATTATATTCCATGGAGCGTTTATGTCTTTTTGGCTGATGTTGATGAAGTGGTAACCGATCGCCGCCGTGAAGGCGTTTATGCCGGTGCCATGACCATGGCCGGTAAATTAGTTCGAGCCTCTATTGTATTTGTCCTCGGCGTTATTTTGAGTGCATATGGCTTTGAATCTAAATCACATGTTCAACCACAAAGCGCCATTGCGGCAATAAATGGCATCATTCTTTATGGTGTAATTGGTATGGCTTTAATTGGTGCGTGCTTCGCTTGGAAAATGAAACTCGATCATGCGACCCATTCGATTATTATTAACGAAGTTGCTCGAGTTCGTAATGGTGGCAAAATGGCAGATGTCACGCCAGAAACCAAAAAAGTGGTAGAAGATCTAACCGGGATTGCTTATGAAAAATGTTTCGGTCATAACAATATTGGTTATAAACAATCACATTAA
- a CDS encoding oligosaccharide MFS transporter — protein sequence MTSAFYKKPTYWFASFYSIMYYAAGSFVFSFYAIWLSKEIGLTAKQTGIIYSFNYFISLIIMIIYGVYQDKLVLKKHLIWFQSIIITCAAPALIYVYEPLLRHNFYVGVIFGSFFLGFGWVAGMGLIDSYCEKISRAFNFEFGQCRTWGCIAYAVGTFIAGILISINPHLNFWAASAVGICFMILNLNFKPDLSKSSAAVFQKKDKLSFNEIVSVFGLKKFWIFVIYVLGTYSLYNIYDQQLFPVFFTQQFTDVNDGYRLYGMLNSFQVFLEAAVMFCVPFVVNKVGAKNALIFAAFISATRIFLTGHVESIAIISIIKLMHCLEISTILVSVFKYIDNNFNARLSATVFLIGYQVAGSVGVILFSTFVGNFYDTEGAATTFNYLGLVVLGFMLFAMAFLSRDRKSDKIENESN from the coding sequence ATGACAAGTGCATTTTATAAAAAACCGACTTATTGGTTTGCTTCGTTTTATAGCATTATGTATTACGCAGCAGGTAGTTTTGTTTTTTCCTTTTATGCAATATGGCTTAGTAAAGAGATTGGTTTAACGGCAAAACAGACGGGTATTATCTATTCTTTTAACTATTTTATCTCGTTGATTATCATGATTATTTATGGTGTCTATCAAGATAAATTAGTCTTAAAAAAACATCTGATTTGGTTTCAAAGTATCATCATAACTTGTGCCGCACCTGCATTGATCTATGTTTATGAACCGCTATTAAGACACAATTTTTATGTTGGTGTAATCTTTGGTAGTTTCTTCTTAGGTTTTGGTTGGGTTGCCGGTATGGGCTTAATCGATTCTTACTGTGAAAAAATCAGCCGTGCTTTTAATTTTGAATTTGGACAATGCCGCACTTGGGGTTGTATTGCCTATGCGGTGGGTACCTTTATCGCCGGTATATTAATTAGTATTAATCCTCATCTTAACTTTTGGGCTGCTTCAGCAGTGGGTATCTGTTTTATGATACTTAATCTAAATTTCAAACCAGATTTAAGCAAATCATCGGCAGCCGTATTCCAGAAGAAAGATAAATTAAGTTTTAATGAAATTGTTTCAGTATTTGGACTCAAAAAGTTTTGGATATTTGTTATTTATGTACTGGGAACCTACAGCTTGTACAACATTTATGACCAACAATTATTCCCGGTCTTTTTTACTCAGCAATTTACCGATGTCAACGACGGTTATCGTTTATACGGTATGTTGAATTCATTTCAAGTCTTTTTAGAAGCAGCGGTAATGTTTTGTGTGCCATTTGTTGTGAACAAAGTGGGTGCTAAAAATGCCTTAATCTTTGCGGCATTTATTTCGGCAACGCGAATATTTTTAACGGGTCATGTGGAAAGTATTGCCATTATTTCAATCATAAAACTTATGCACTGTTTAGAGATCTCAACCATTTTAGTCTCAGTGTTTAAATATATTGATAATAATTTTAATGCTCGCTTGTCAGCTACCGTGTTCTTAATTGGTTATCAAGTAGCCGGATCAGTAGGCGTAATACTATTTTCTACCTTTGTGGGTAATTTTTATGACACAGAGGGCGCAGCGACAACATTTAACTATTTAGGTTTAGTGGTTTTAGGCTTCATGCTGTTTGCTATGGCCTTTTTAAGTCGTGATAGAAAATCAGACAAAATTGAAAACGAAAGTAATTAA
- a CDS encoding zinc-binding alcohol dehydrogenase family protein, protein MKYIVIPEPGKVEVKEMEKPTLQKGEAILKVLYGGICGSDMGTYKGTFLYASYPRIPGHEFSAEVVEIDENDYGIKKGMIVTANPYFNCGKCYSCRRGFVNCCTGNQTLGAQRDGIFREYYSMPIERIYDGKGLDALTLSMIEPFCISYHSIQRTSVKKGDKVLVVGAGPIGLFAVMAAVLKEADVYVSDVMQSRLDKALSLGAKGIIRTDKENFEERVKEITQGDGFDVCIECVGLPQTFQNCIDAAAYRGRVGLVGVSKQKLDFAFTQIQTKELDIFGSRNALKKDFIELIDLVSSGKCDVKKIITDIYELNNAENAFKEMRDDPSNRLKSVIKIG, encoded by the coding sequence ATGAAATATATTGTTATTCCAGAACCAGGAAAAGTTGAAGTCAAAGAAATGGAAAAACCAACCTTACAAAAGGGTGAAGCAATATTAAAAGTATTATATGGTGGTATTTGCGGTTCTGACATGGGAACGTATAAAGGAACTTTTCTCTATGCAAGCTATCCGAGAATCCCAGGTCATGAATTTTCTGCCGAAGTGGTTGAAATAGATGAGAATGATTATGGTATCAAAAAAGGAATGATTGTTACCGCCAATCCTTATTTTAACTGTGGTAAATGTTATTCTTGTCGACGCGGTTTTGTTAACTGCTGTACTGGCAATCAAACTCTTGGCGCACAACGTGATGGTATTTTCAGAGAATATTATAGTATGCCAATTGAACGTATCTATGATGGTAAAGGGTTAGATGCATTAACCCTATCAATGATTGAACCATTTTGTATTAGTTATCATTCAATTCAACGAACGTCAGTAAAAAAAGGCGATAAAGTATTAGTTGTTGGTGCTGGACCTATTGGTTTATTTGCTGTCATGGCTGCAGTATTAAAAGAGGCTGACGTATATGTAAGTGACGTAATGCAATCAAGATTAGATAAAGCATTATCATTAGGTGCAAAAGGTATTATCAGAACAGATAAAGAGAATTTTGAAGAAAGAGTAAAAGAGATTACCCAAGGTGATGGTTTTGATGTTTGTATCGAATGCGTTGGATTACCACAAACTTTCCAAAATTGTATTGATGCAGCAGCTTACCGTGGTCGTGTAGGTCTAGTTGGAGTAAGTAAACAAAAATTAGATTTTGCTTTTACACAAATTCAAACTAAAGAATTAGATATTTTTGGTTCACGTAATGCACTAAAAAAAGACTTTATCGAATTGATTGATTTAGTTAGTTCCGGAAAATGTGATGTCAAAAAAATCATTACCGACATATACGAATTGAATAATGCCGAAAATGCTTTTAAAGAAATGCGAGATGATCCAAGTAATCGACTTAAATCAGTAATAAAGATAGGTTAA
- a CDS encoding GntR family transcriptional regulator, which translates to MSRSQTLRQNTINQFIDCINNNILSFPLPSISILAEAFNVSRTTIRAVLNYLCQIGILLFDNNQYHLAREPTQKDKISCIFEKRSIQDKKVETYFYHLINSKKLLPGDHFNEIQLAKEINVSPIVVREFLLRFLHYGLIDNVKKGEWELATFDKNYAEKLYEFRSVLEIFALKAFLAQSDNHINWIKARELLQRHKNLQQNIQDEYKLFSTLDRDFHELILSCKENRFFLQSFDLISVIFHFHYQWDSSDLKERNSIAVSEHIAILTAILQKNEPLAIAALCRHLNTAKRSMQESIGRALAIKNR; encoded by the coding sequence ATGAGTAGAAGTCAAACATTAAGACAAAATACTATTAATCAATTTATTGATTGCATCAACAATAATATATTATCTTTTCCTTTACCTTCTATTTCAATTCTAGCTGAAGCTTTCAATGTTAGTCGAACAACCATTCGCGCAGTATTAAACTATTTATGTCAAATAGGCATTTTATTGTTTGATAATAACCAATACCATTTAGCTCGTGAACCAACACAAAAGGATAAAATTTCCTGTATTTTCGAAAAAAGATCTATACAAGATAAAAAAGTTGAAACTTATTTTTACCATTTAATTAATAGTAAAAAATTATTACCGGGTGATCATTTTAATGAAATTCAACTCGCAAAAGAAATTAACGTTAGTCCCATTGTGGTTCGTGAGTTTCTGCTACGTTTTTTACATTATGGACTTATTGATAATGTTAAAAAAGGGGAATGGGAGTTAGCTACATTCGATAAAAACTATGCCGAAAAACTATATGAATTTAGAAGTGTTTTAGAAATTTTTGCACTAAAAGCATTTTTGGCCCAATCTGACAATCATATTAATTGGATAAAAGCACGAGAGTTACTACAACGGCACAAAAATCTTCAACAAAATATACAAGATGAATATAAACTTTTTTCAACACTTGACCGTGATTTCCATGAACTCATTTTATCGTGTAAAGAAAATCGTTTCTTTTTGCAATCATTTGATTTAATTTCCGTTATATTTCATTTTCATTACCAGTGGGACAGTAGTGATCTTAAAGAAAGAAATAGTATTGCTGTATCAGAACATATTGCAATTTTAACTGCAATTCTACAAAAAAACGAACCACTCGCCATTGCAGCGTTGTGTCGTCATTTAAATACAGCTAAAAGATCAATGCAAGAGTCAATTGGACGCGCATTAGCTATAAAAAACAGATAA
- a CDS encoding glycoside hydrolase family 28 protein: MTRVSVTDFGAIGDGKSLNTHAFEKAIAHIEKQGGGTIVVPVGTYYTGAIKLCSHLTLHIEQGATLRFSDDVNDYPIVNSRWEGVKQDVYMPCIYGHSIENVTLTGGGKIDGNGQKWWQVFRQQRENLRYPRPYLIGFDFCQRITIEKLFLTQSPSWTVHPMESNNVVVDNISILNPADSPNTDGINPESCRNVRISNCYIDVGDDCIAIKAGTEQTADKSPCENILITNCNMIHGHGAVVLGSEMSGSIRHITISNCVFQKTDRGVRFKTRRGRGGTISDITFSNIVMDEVLSPFVMNYYYYCGPKGNDPIVWNKQPLPVSADTPACHNISFSNIIAKNVRAYAGFLYGIPESPITNISFDNIRISMQIDAQAGEVDMFKDVKPEAGKGFFIENANSVLLNNVIIDNVVCDPLYVKNCTDVHVNQSFVKQNGQLFGLKTE, encoded by the coding sequence ATGACGAGAGTATCAGTGACAGATTTTGGCGCGATTGGCGACGGAAAATCATTAAATACCCACGCTTTTGAAAAAGCAATCGCACATATTGAAAAGCAGGGCGGGGGAACCATTGTTGTGCCAGTGGGCACCTATTACACTGGGGCAATTAAACTTTGTAGTCATCTCACCTTACATATTGAGCAAGGCGCAACATTACGCTTTTCTGATGATGTGAACGATTATCCAATTGTCAATTCACGTTGGGAAGGGGTGAAGCAAGATGTCTATATGCCTTGTATTTATGGACACAGTATTGAAAATGTCACCTTAACCGGTGGCGGTAAGATAGATGGTAACGGGCAAAAATGGTGGCAGGTTTTTCGTCAACAGCGGGAAAATCTTCGTTATCCAAGACCGTATTTGATTGGGTTTGATTTTTGCCAGCGCATAACGATTGAAAAACTATTTTTAACGCAATCACCTAGCTGGACAGTGCATCCAATGGAATCAAATAATGTGGTGGTGGATAATATTTCGATTCTTAATCCGGCTGATTCACCTAATACCGACGGCATTAATCCCGAATCATGCCGTAATGTGAGAATATCCAATTGTTATATCGATGTTGGTGATGATTGTATTGCCATTAAAGCCGGTACAGAGCAGACAGCGGATAAAAGCCCATGTGAAAACATTTTAATTACCAATTGTAATATGATTCATGGTCATGGTGCGGTGGTGTTAGGCAGTGAAATGAGTGGCTCTATTCGTCATATCACTATTAGTAACTGTGTCTTTCAAAAAACCGATCGTGGCGTTAGGTTTAAAACTCGCCGTGGTCGTGGTGGTACTATTTCCGATATCACATTTAGTAATATTGTTATGGACGAAGTGTTATCGCCGTTTGTGATGAACTACTACTATTATTGTGGTCCGAAAGGCAACGATCCGATTGTCTGGAATAAACAGCCATTACCGGTAAGTGCAGATACGCCGGCTTGTCATAACATCAGTTTTTCTAATATTATCGCTAAAAATGTTCGGGCGTATGCCGGCTTTTTATATGGGATTCCCGAATCGCCAATTACCAATATTTCGTTTGATAATATCCGCATTTCAATGCAAATAGATGCACAAGCCGGCGAAGTTGATATGTTTAAAGATGTTAAACCGGAGGCAGGCAAGGGCTTTTTTATTGAAAATGCCAACTCTGTTTTATTGAATAATGTCATTATTGATAATGTGGTTTGCGATCCACTCTATGTAAAAAATTGTACCGATGTGCATGTTAATCAATCATTTGTCAAACAAAATGGGCAGTTATTTGGACTTAAAACTGAATAA
- a CDS encoding UxaA family hydrolase: protein MKKIIKINGNDNVIIALETLYPGDKINSELLKDNQQITVLQEIPSGHKIAIKPILQGENIIKYGFPIGHASQAIQVGEHVHTHNVKTNLGELDEYEYEPVASHISSSLPDRDVNLYRRKNGDVGIRNELWIIPTVSCVNGIAEQIRKRFLSEIAKDIELDHAFFDGIHLLSHPYGCSQLGADHQTTKTILQDMVKHPNAGGVLIIGLGCENNQLSAFKESLGEYDHERVRFMISQEVEDEIQQGVKYLLEIYQVMKLDRRQTGKLSELKFGLECGGSDGLSGITANPLLGKFSDYVIANGGTSVLTEVPEMFGAETILMSHCINSQIFEKTVNMVNNFKKYFMTYNQPIYENPSPGNKAGGITTLEDKSLGCTQKAGNSNVIDVLEYGERLQKSGLNLLSAPGNDAVATGALAAAGCQMVLFSTGRGTPYGGVVPTVKISTNSTLAQKKKHWIDFDAGQLVNGTPMEKLLEQFIHLIVQLANGKQTCNEINEFRDLSIFKNGVTE from the coding sequence ATGAAAAAAATAATTAAAATCAATGGTAACGATAATGTTATTATTGCATTAGAAACATTATACCCAGGCGATAAAATAAATAGTGAGCTATTAAAAGATAATCAACAAATTACTGTTTTACAAGAAATTCCTTCAGGTCATAAAATAGCGATTAAACCGATTTTACAAGGTGAAAACATCATTAAATATGGTTTTCCCATTGGTCATGCATCGCAAGCTATTCAAGTTGGTGAACACGTACATACTCATAATGTTAAAACCAATCTTGGTGAACTTGATGAGTATGAATATGAACCTGTTGCTAGTCATATTTCATCATCACTACCGGATAGAGATGTGAATCTTTATCGCCGAAAAAATGGTGATGTTGGTATTCGTAATGAACTTTGGATTATCCCAACCGTTAGTTGCGTTAATGGTATCGCGGAACAAATTCGTAAACGATTTTTATCAGAAATAGCGAAAGACATTGAGTTAGATCACGCTTTTTTTGATGGTATCCATCTACTTTCACATCCCTATGGTTGTTCGCAATTAGGAGCAGATCATCAAACAACTAAAACTATATTACAAGATATGGTCAAACATCCTAATGCTGGTGGAGTATTAATTATTGGTTTAGGATGTGAAAATAATCAACTCTCAGCATTTAAAGAAAGCCTTGGTGAATATGATCATGAGCGAGTCCGTTTTATGATTTCACAAGAAGTGGAAGATGAGATTCAACAAGGTGTGAAGTATTTACTCGAAATATATCAAGTAATGAAATTAGATCGTCGCCAAACTGGTAAGCTTAGTGAACTTAAATTTGGACTTGAGTGTGGGGGATCCGATGGATTATCTGGCATCACAGCAAACCCATTATTAGGCAAGTTTTCTGATTATGTAATTGCCAATGGCGGAACTAGCGTTTTAACCGAAGTTCCCGAAATGTTTGGAGCAGAAACAATCCTAATGTCTCATTGTATTAATTCACAAATTTTTGAAAAAACAGTAAATATGGTAAACAATTTTAAAAAATATTTTATGACATATAATCAACCTATTTACGAAAACCCTTCTCCAGGTAATAAAGCAGGAGGAATTACAACACTTGAAGACAAATCATTGGGCTGCACCCAAAAAGCAGGTAATAGTAATGTTATTGATGTATTAGAATATGGTGAAAGACTCCAAAAATCAGGTTTAAATTTATTATCAGCTCCGGGAAATGACGCAGTTGCTACAGGTGCATTAGCTGCAGCTGGTTGTCAAATGGTATTATTTTCAACCGGAAGAGGCACCCCATATGGTGGTGTTGTACCAACTGTAAAAATTTCAACTAACTCAACACTTGCCCAAAAAAAGAAACACTGGATCGATTTTGATGCAGGGCAATTAGTTAATGGAACGCCGATGGAGAAACTTCTAGAGCAATTTATTCATTTAATTGTGCAGCTTGCAAACGGTAAACAAACCTGTAATGAAATAAATGAATTTCGTGACCTATCAATCTTTAAAAATGGAGTAACTGAATAA
- a CDS encoding MFS transporter has translation MPKKNSRIRFHIAILMLFAIVINYLDRTVMSAAAPIIATDLNISPEAMGWIMSAFFLSYACCQIPAGFIADRFGQRKTLAGSVTWWSLATGATALATTPIGFIFARVFMGIGEAAAYPCNGGITAKWFPDRERGRVTALFDSGSRFGTAFAMPLVVWIIASLGWHAAFFICGALGLVWVIWWLCVYQDPEQHPSISPTELKYIRDGQIKKEGIDKVQPMKWYQLLKYRNVIAMCIGFFMLNYAVYFFITWFPTYLMKERGLSLTEMGFLAMLPPLCGIIGQWIGGWLTDFIYIKTNNINLARKINLVGGMLIATSISLAGLVDSITVMMMLLCISYIGLAFSGSAIWCLPGDIAPRNMTSVLGGIQNTVSNCGGILGPIVTGYIIGATGSFMYALVVSGCACAIGALVYLLVLKDIKPITANPSI, from the coding sequence ATGCCTAAAAAAAATAGTCGTATTCGATTCCATATAGCTATACTCATGTTATTTGCTATTGTAATTAACTATTTGGATAGAACTGTAATGTCTGCTGCTGCTCCAATTATTGCTACTGATTTAAATATTTCTCCTGAAGCAATGGGCTGGATAATGTCAGCGTTTTTCTTAAGTTATGCTTGTTGCCAAATTCCAGCTGGCTTTATTGCCGATCGTTTTGGCCAACGGAAAACACTCGCAGGTTCAGTGACTTGGTGGTCGTTAGCAACGGGTGCAACAGCACTAGCAACTACCCCCATTGGTTTTATTTTTGCTCGGGTATTTATGGGAATTGGCGAAGCTGCTGCATATCCTTGTAACGGAGGCATTACCGCGAAATGGTTTCCCGATAGAGAACGAGGTCGTGTAACAGCATTATTTGATAGTGGCTCTCGATTTGGCACAGCATTTGCCATGCCACTGGTTGTTTGGATTATAGCTTCATTAGGATGGCATGCAGCATTTTTTATTTGTGGCGCATTAGGTCTTGTTTGGGTTATTTGGTGGTTATGTGTTTATCAAGATCCTGAACAACATCCTAGTATTAGTCCTACAGAATTGAAATATATTCGTGACGGCCAAATAAAAAAAGAAGGAATCGATAAAGTACAACCAATGAAATGGTATCAATTACTAAAATACCGTAATGTGATAGCGATGTGTATAGGCTTTTTCATGCTTAACTATGCTGTTTATTTTTTCATTACTTGGTTTCCAACTTATTTAATGAAAGAACGCGGTTTAAGTTTAACCGAAATGGGATTTTTAGCTATGCTACCACCATTATGCGGCATAATTGGTCAATGGATTGGTGGATGGTTAACTGATTTTATCTACATTAAAACCAATAATATTAATCTAGCTAGAAAAATAAATTTAGTTGGAGGAATGTTAATTGCGACTTCCATTTCGCTTGCCGGGTTAGTTGATTCAATTACTGTAATGATGATGCTACTTTGTATTTCATATATTGGGCTTGCTTTTTCTGGCTCAGCCATTTGGTGTCTTCCTGGCGATATTGCTCCGCGAAATATGACATCTGTCTTAGGTGGTATCCAAAATACTGTCTCAAATTGTGGTGGTATTTTAGGTCCAATCGTAACGGGATATATTATTGGAGCAACAGGTTCATTTATGTATGCCCTAGTCGTTTCTGGTTGTGCTTGTGCTATTGGTGCACTTGTATATTTACTTGTATTAAAAGATATCAAACCTATTACAGCCAATCCATCTATTTAA
- a CDS encoding tagaturonate reductase: protein MTKQLNRSNFPGPIYPEKILQFGEGNFLRAFIDWIIDNLNEKTNFNSGVTIVRPIDTHQPSLNEQDGLYTTIIRGLNEQGCTIATPRIIYSVNREILIYQDYQSYLACAENPELEFIFSNTTEAGIAFSDKDKATDLPPATFPAKLTCFLHHRFKFFKGQKDKGLIIIPCELIDYNGEKLKELVLEYAKLWQLDHAFTIWINECNTFCSTLVDRIVTGYPKDEAIQLEQQLGYQDRFLDTAEYFYLFVIQGPQWLKQKLKLDQVNLNIVVVDDIKPYKERKVGILNGAHTAMVPVAYLAGLKTVGESMDDPQIETFVKNLINQEVIPTLSLDKEQLVQFADEVLKRFRNPFIKHELMSISLNSLTKFKTRLLPQLLTYSQRFNKPPKYISFSLAALIAFYRGQYQGQAISLTDDAHLLEKFKEWQPLYQNDVKTLVSNVLKMTDHWGQDLNNVTGLKDLVTKNLENILAQDIKNYIPNN from the coding sequence ATGACAAAACAATTAAATAGATCCAACTTTCCTGGTCCAATTTACCCTGAAAAAATACTTCAATTTGGTGAAGGAAATTTTTTAAGAGCATTTATAGATTGGATTATTGATAATCTAAATGAAAAAACAAATTTTAATAGTGGTGTTACAATTGTTAGACCAATTGATACACATCAACCATCTCTCAACGAACAAGATGGGCTTTATACGACTATTATTCGAGGGCTGAATGAACAAGGTTGCACAATTGCTACACCGAGAATTATTTATTCAGTTAATCGAGAAATATTAATATATCAAGACTATCAATCCTATTTAGCTTGTGCAGAAAATCCTGAGTTGGAATTTATTTTTTCAAATACTACTGAAGCAGGTATTGCATTTAGTGATAAAGATAAAGCTACAGATCTACCTCCAGCAACTTTTCCTGCAAAATTAACCTGTTTTTTACACCATCGTTTTAAATTTTTTAAAGGCCAAAAAGATAAAGGCTTGATTATCATTCCATGTGAACTTATTGATTATAATGGAGAAAAACTGAAAGAATTGGTTTTGGAATATGCTAAATTATGGCAATTAGATCACGCTTTTACAATATGGATCAATGAGTGTAATACCTTTTGCTCAACTTTAGTTGACCGTATTGTGACAGGCTATCCAAAAGATGAAGCAATACAACTTGAACAACAACTTGGTTATCAAGACCGTTTTTTAGATACAGCTGAGTATTTTTATCTGTTTGTTATTCAAGGTCCACAATGGTTAAAACAGAAATTAAAATTAGATCAAGTCAACCTAAATATTGTAGTTGTTGATGATATTAAACCTTATAAAGAAAGAAAAGTAGGTATTTTAAATGGCGCTCATACTGCGATGGTGCCTGTTGCTTACCTTGCTGGATTAAAAACTGTTGGCGAAAGCATGGATGATCCGCAGATTGAAACATTCGTTAAAAATTTAATTAATCAAGAGGTGATTCCAACTTTATCTTTAGATAAAGAACAATTAGTACAATTTGCCGATGAGGTTTTAAAACGCTTTAGAAATCCATTCATTAAACACGAGTTAATGTCAATTTCATTAAATTCATTAACAAAATTTAAAACACGACTACTGCCACAATTACTAACATATAGTCAACGATTTAACAAACCACCAAAGTATATTTCGTTTTCCTTAGCTGCTCTTATTGCTTTTTATCGTGGCCAATACCAAGGTCAAGCTATTTCATTAACTGATGATGCTCATTTACTAGAGAAGTTTAAAGAGTGGCAACCACTTTATCAAAACGACGTTAAAACACTCGTCTCTAACGTATTAAAAATGACTGACCATTGGGGACAAGATCTCAATAATGTTACCGGATTAAAGGATTTAGTGACAAAAAATCTGGAAAACATTTTAGCTCAAGATATTAAAAATTATATTCCAAACAATTAA